One window of the Thermococcus sp. P6 genome contains the following:
- a CDS encoding tetratricopeptide repeat protein, with amino-acid sequence MEVEGYISRGDYRGALKGALEIENPLKRLVALAKILSAFPREEVLSKMLDTIEPLRSAPERALAYAILGRALYTLDRDHDAGIYFEEAIELAGSIGSARLRGEVLAGIARNLVLSDRYSEALELFGKAIELLQTSRAYSASVSSLITVARLVEKSADEIPNGMAIDFYRLARDVYSSLRFTLQARHLEEKMELVRDVLKRGKNVVEELLERGEVERAVEMMRFLPLEERAISMLELSYWLFLHGNLQLGRRTFEDALEIMLVGKFKPGDGELRGIGERFLRIGFLREPMIIAGLIRDEGTASELLGEIALSYARRGEMSRALSIAEAIGDESVKKRLLKVLEGEEGVGHEQGLPSAGGGEGGGTVPEDDRGG; translated from the coding sequence GTGGAAGTTGAAGGTTACATCTCCCGGGGCGATTACAGGGGTGCCCTGAAGGGGGCCCTTGAGATCGAAAACCCGTTAAAAAGGCTCGTTGCCCTTGCGAAGATCCTGTCGGCCTTCCCCCGGGAGGAGGTTCTCTCAAAAATGCTCGACACGATCGAGCCCTTGAGAAGTGCCCCGGAAAGGGCGCTCGCGTACGCCATTCTGGGAAGGGCGCTCTACACCCTCGACAGGGATCACGATGCCGGGATTTACTTTGAGGAGGCCATCGAGCTGGCCGGATCGATAGGCTCCGCGAGGTTGAGGGGCGAGGTTCTGGCCGGGATAGCGAGGAACCTCGTTCTATCTGACAGGTACAGCGAGGCCCTCGAGCTTTTCGGGAAGGCCATCGAGTTGTTGCAGACGTCGAGGGCCTACTCCGCATCGGTGTCATCCCTCATAACGGTGGCGAGGCTCGTGGAGAAGAGCGCCGATGAAATACCCAACGGGATGGCCATCGACTTTTACAGACTCGCAAGGGACGTTTACTCCTCCCTCCGCTTCACACTTCAGGCCAGACACCTTGAGGAGAAGATGGAGCTCGTAAGGGACGTTTTGAAGAGGGGAAAGAACGTAGTTGAGGAACTCCTCGAGAGGGGCGAGGTTGAGCGGGCCGTTGAGATGATGCGCTTTCTCCCGCTGGAGGAGAGGGCCATCTCGATGCTCGAGCTTTCCTACTGGCTCTTCCTCCACGGTAACCTGCAGCTCGGGAGGAGGACCTTCGAGGATGCCCTTGAGATAATGCTGGTGGGCAAGTTCAAACCGGGGGATGGGGAGCTCAGGGGTATCGGGGAGAGGTTCCTCCGCATAGGCTTCCTCAGGGAGCCCATGATAATAGCCGGCCTTATAAGGGATGAGGGAACGGCCTCGGAGCTGCTCGGTGAGATAGCCCTTTCCTACGCCCGCAGGGGTGAGATGTCCAGAGCCCTGTCCATAGCCGAGGCGATAGGGGACGAAAGCGTTAAGAAGCGCCTTCTGAAAGTTCTGGAGGGTGAAGAAGGTGTGGGACACGAGCAAGGATTACCGTCTGCTGGTGGCGGAGAAGGCGGTGGAACTGTTCCTGAAGACGATCGAGGGGGCTAA
- a CDS encoding tRNA-binding protein produces MWDTSKDYRLLVAEKAVELFLKTIEGAKFKGKWDKKRATQLAREMIPEIQAMRYSYLEPQELVDTPQMRALKEKAEGIIEALGGEDWYHKFLSLARGNEREKVEEAVAKIRFFLNTILNLDDRLKLGKINDPVIAVDIKAGEVMSVGRHPNADRLLITNVNIGERAVTVVTNDLSVKEGDRVAVALLPPANFRGVVSEGMFLGAGEGVLKNVKGEVGGLPRGVPIEAFKETRNLVEAFLQG; encoded by the coding sequence GTGTGGGACACGAGCAAGGATTACCGTCTGCTGGTGGCGGAGAAGGCGGTGGAACTGTTCCTGAAGACGATCGAGGGGGCTAAGTTCAAGGGCAAGTGGGACAAGAAGCGGGCCACCCAGCTCGCCAGGGAGATGATACCCGAGATACAGGCAATGCGTTACTCCTACCTCGAGCCTCAGGAACTCGTGGATACCCCCCAGATGCGGGCCCTGAAGGAGAAGGCCGAAGGCATAATCGAGGCCCTCGGAGGGGAGGACTGGTACCACAAATTCCTCAGTCTGGCCCGGGGGAACGAGCGCGAGAAGGTCGAGGAAGCGGTAGCTAAGATAAGGTTCTTCCTGAACACCATCCTGAACCTCGACGATCGCCTGAAGCTCGGGAAGATAAACGATCCCGTCATAGCCGTGGACATAAAGGCCGGCGAGGTAATGAGCGTTGGAAGGCATCCGAACGCGGACAGGCTTCTGATAACGAACGTTAACATCGGTGAGAGGGCCGTAACCGTGGTTACCAACGATCTGAGCGTTAAGGAAGGCGACCGCGTCGCCGTGGCCCTGCTTCCTCCCGCGAACTTCCGGGGGGTTGTCAGCGAGGGGATGTTCCTCGGGGCCGGTGAGGGCGTTCTGAAAAACGTTAAGGGGGAAGTCGGGGGACTTCCAAGGGGGGTTCCCATCGAGGCCTTTAAAGAGACGCGGAATCTGGTGGAGGCCTTCCTTCAGGGCTGA
- a CDS encoding aldo/keto reductase, with protein MKDMKVIGDDRVTSIGMGTWGIGGRETADHSRDGESVEVLRHGLELGINLIDTAEFYGAGHSEELVGMAIKGFPREDIFIISKVWPTHFGYEEAKKAARASARRLGTYIDLYLLHWPVDDFGKIEATLHALEDLVDEGLIRYVGVSNFDLELLKRSQEAMRRYEIVANEVKYSLKDRWPEDSGLLDYMKRDGIALIAYTPLEKGSLAMNECLAGIGRNYGKSAAQVALNYLIWNDNVVAIPKAGRKEHVEENAGAMGWRLSKEDRERARRCV; from the coding sequence ATGAAGGATATGAAGGTTATAGGCGATGACAGGGTAACCTCCATAGGGATGGGCACATGGGGCATCGGAGGAAGGGAGACCGCCGATCACTCGAGAGACGGGGAGAGCGTTGAGGTCCTCCGCCACGGCCTCGAGCTCGGGATAAACCTCATAGACACGGCCGAGTTCTACGGTGCGGGCCACAGCGAGGAACTCGTCGGCATGGCCATCAAAGGGTTCCCCCGGGAGGACATCTTCATCATCAGCAAGGTCTGGCCGACCCACTTCGGATACGAGGAGGCGAAGAAAGCGGCAAGGGCCAGTGCCAGACGCCTTGGAACGTACATAGACCTGTACCTCCTCCACTGGCCGGTGGATGACTTTGGAAAGATTGAGGCGACGCTCCACGCCCTCGAAGATCTGGTGGATGAAGGACTCATAAGGTACGTGGGCGTTAGCAACTTCGATCTGGAGCTCCTGAAGAGAAGTCAGGAGGCCATGAGGAGGTACGAGATAGTCGCCAACGAGGTTAAGTACTCCCTGAAAGACCGCTGGCCCGAAGACAGCGGGCTCCTCGACTACATGAAGCGGGATGGGATTGCCCTCATAGCCTACACCCCGCTGGAGAAGGGCTCCCTCGCGATGAACGAATGCCTCGCCGGGATCGGGAGGAACTACGGAAAGAGCGCGGCTCAGGTTGCCCTTAACTACCTCATATGGAACGACAACGTCGTGGCCATTCCAAAGGCGGGAAGAAAGGAACACGTTGAGGAAAACGCCGGTGCGATGGGCTGGAGGCTCTCAAAGGAGGACAGGGAAAGGGCCCGGAGATGCGTCTGA
- the argF gene encoding ornithine carbamoyltransferase encodes MVVSLAGRDVLCLQDFTREEIETILKTAEMMKIWNKIGKPHRVLEGKTLAMIFQKPSTRTRISFEVGIYQLGGYGLYLNAQDLQLRRGETIADTARVLSRYVDGIMARVYAHRDVEDLAKYGSVPVINGLSDFSHPCQALADYQTILEKKGRIAGLKVVYVGDGNNVAHSLMIAGTKLGANVVVATPEGYEPDKKVIKWAEENAAESGGSFELLHDPVKAVKDADVVYTDVWASMGQEAEAEERRKIFMPFQVNKELVKHAKPDYIFMHCLPAHRGEEVTDEVVDSPNSVVFDEAENRLHAQKALMALVMGGIKV; translated from the coding sequence ATGGTGGTTAGTCTGGCAGGAAGGGACGTTCTCTGCCTTCAGGACTTCACGAGGGAGGAGATTGAAACAATCCTCAAGACCGCTGAAATGATGAAGATCTGGAACAAGATAGGCAAACCCCACCGCGTTCTCGAGGGGAAGACCCTCGCAATGATCTTCCAGAAGCCCTCTACAAGAACCAGAATAAGCTTTGAGGTTGGGATTTACCAGCTCGGCGGCTACGGACTCTACCTTAACGCTCAGGACCTTCAGCTGAGAAGGGGTGAAACCATAGCCGATACAGCGCGCGTTCTCAGCCGCTACGTGGATGGCATAATGGCGAGGGTTTACGCCCACAGGGACGTGGAGGATCTCGCAAAGTACGGAAGTGTTCCGGTCATCAACGGGCTCAGCGATTTCTCCCATCCATGCCAGGCCCTTGCGGACTATCAGACGATACTCGAGAAGAAGGGCAGGATAGCGGGCCTTAAAGTGGTCTACGTCGGCGACGGGAACAACGTTGCTCATTCGCTCATGATAGCCGGGACAAAGCTCGGGGCAAACGTGGTGGTTGCAACGCCCGAAGGCTACGAGCCGGATAAAAAGGTAATAAAGTGGGCCGAGGAGAACGCGGCGGAAAGCGGTGGAAGCTTCGAGCTTCTCCACGATCCGGTTAAAGCGGTTAAGGATGCCGACGTGGTCTACACGGACGTCTGGGCCTCGATGGGACAGGAAGCTGAGGCAGAGGAAAGGAGAAAGATATTCATGCCCTTCCAGGTCAATAAAGAGCTCGTAAAACACGCGAAGCCGGACTACATCTTCATGCACTGCCTTCCGGCGCACAGGGGCGAGGAGGTTACCGATGAGGTTGTGGACTCACCGAACAGCGTCGTCTTCGATGAAGCTGAGAACCGCCTGCACGCCCAGAAGGCTCTGATGGCCCTCGTCATGGGTGGTATAAAGGTTTGA
- a CDS encoding RsmB/NOP family class I SAM-dependent RNA methyltransferase — MIERLFSLGYSRTFAERYYELWGERALRIAEAMEKPLPRCFRVNTLRTKIQELTRLLNRKGFQFKRIPGIREGFCLTREPFSITSTPEYLSGLLYVQEASSMFPAVALDPKPGETVADMAAAPGGKTSHLAQLMENRGIIYAFDVKEERLRETRLNLSRLGVINAVLIHGSSLHIDELGVEFDRILLDAPCTGSGTIHKNPERKASRTMDDVKFCQGLQMRLLEKGLSVLKRGGVLVYSTCSLEPEENEFVIQWALEGFDVELLPLRYGEPALVNPFGIALSEEIAKARRFYPDRHGTSGFFIAKLRKL; from the coding sequence ATGATCGAAAGACTCTTCAGTCTCGGCTATTCAAGAACGTTCGCGGAGCGATATTACGAGCTCTGGGGAGAGAGGGCTTTGAGGATAGCCGAGGCCATGGAAAAACCCCTTCCGAGGTGCTTCCGGGTTAACACCCTCAGAACAAAAATTCAGGAACTCACCAGACTCCTCAACAGGAAGGGATTCCAGTTCAAAAGAATTCCCGGTATCAGGGAGGGCTTCTGCCTTACGAGGGAGCCCTTCTCAATAACCTCCACACCAGAGTACCTGAGCGGCCTCCTCTACGTTCAGGAGGCGAGCTCCATGTTTCCGGCGGTTGCCCTTGATCCGAAGCCCGGTGAAACCGTTGCGGACATGGCCGCGGCCCCCGGCGGGAAAACGTCCCACCTTGCCCAGCTCATGGAGAACAGGGGCATAATCTACGCTTTTGACGTGAAGGAGGAGAGATTGAGGGAAACCCGGCTGAACCTTTCCCGCCTTGGGGTCATAAACGCGGTGCTGATCCACGGCTCGTCCCTCCACATAGACGAGCTCGGGGTTGAGTTCGACAGAATACTCCTCGATGCACCCTGCACGGGTAGCGGAACGATACACAAGAATCCCGAACGGAAGGCCAGCAGGACGATGGATGACGTTAAGTTCTGCCAGGGCCTTCAGATGAGGCTCCTCGAAAAGGGGTTGAGCGTCCTTAAAAGGGGCGGGGTTCTGGTTTACTCCACCTGCTCCCTCGAACCGGAGGAAAACGAGTTCGTGATTCAGTGGGCCCTCGAGGGCTTCGACGTTGAGCTCCTGCCCCTCCGCTACGGCGAGCCGGCTCTTGTTAATCCCTTTGGAATAGCACTGAGTGAGGAGATAGCGAAGGCGAGGCGTTTTTACCCCGACAGACACGGCACGAGCGGTTTCTTCATAGCAAAGCTCAGGAAGCTTTAG
- the thyX gene encoding FAD-dependent thymidylate synthase, whose protein sequence is MRGKIRVRLVNYTKKPMETVTWAALISYWDEWESEAFERTTMSDVENHLPRVLGYGHESILEHAVLTFSIEGCSRVCSHQLVRHRLASYTQQSQRYIKLNPMDVEETFVIPGAVKDHPELYEKWKRLMREAMELYEESCGKGVHQEDARFILPQAVRTKIVVTMNLRELKHFLGLRACERAQWEIREVAWKMLEEIAKNEELRPIIGWAKLGPRCVQLGYCPEGELMPPGCWKRTREKWKALAGSKPKA, encoded by the coding sequence ATAAGGGGGAAGATCAGGGTCAGGCTTGTCAACTATACAAAAAAACCAATGGAAACCGTCACATGGGCAGCTCTGATAAGCTACTGGGACGAATGGGAGAGCGAGGCCTTTGAGAGGACAACTATGAGCGATGTGGAAAACCACCTGCCGAGGGTTCTTGGTTACGGGCATGAAAGCATACTCGAGCACGCCGTTCTGACGTTCTCGATAGAGGGCTGCTCAAGGGTTTGCAGCCATCAGCTCGTGAGGCACAGGCTGGCGAGCTACACCCAGCAGAGCCAGAGGTACATCAAACTCAATCCGATGGACGTTGAAGAGACCTTCGTCATCCCCGGGGCCGTAAAAGACCATCCGGAGCTGTATGAGAAGTGGAAGCGTCTTATGAGGGAAGCCATGGAGCTCTACGAGGAGAGTTGCGGGAAGGGAGTTCATCAGGAGGACGCGCGCTTCATCCTTCCTCAGGCGGTGCGCACAAAAATCGTCGTCACGATGAATCTGAGGGAATTGAAGCACTTCCTCGGCCTCAGGGCCTGCGAGAGGGCCCAGTGGGAGATAAGGGAAGTGGCGTGGAAGATGCTCGAGGAGATCGCAAAAAACGAGGAGCTGAGGCCGATTATAGGGTGGGCGAAGCTCGGGCCGAGGTGCGTCCAGCTCGGTTACTGCCCCGAAGGGGAGTTAATGCCGCCGGGCTGCTGGAAGAGGACGAGGGAGAAATGGAAAGCCTTAGCGGGTTCAAAACCGAAGGCTTAG
- a CDS encoding HIT domain-containing protein, with translation MKVLWAPWRIEYIRSPKHDGCIFCDFPKENRDRERLILYRGSYAFVIMNNYPYNPGHVMIAPYRHAGRWEDLTKEELLEIMELSQLMIRAIKKTMNPDGFNMGVNLGRVAGAGIDDHVHLHIVPRWNGDTNFMPVVADTKVIPESLDEAYEELKKAIDEIVGASKT, from the coding sequence ATGAAGGTCCTCTGGGCACCGTGGCGCATAGAGTACATACGCTCACCGAAGCACGATGGATGCATATTCTGCGACTTCCCGAAGGAGAACAGGGACAGGGAGAGGCTCATCCTTTACCGCGGAAGTTATGCCTTCGTGATAATGAACAACTACCCCTACAACCCGGGCCACGTCATGATCGCCCCCTACAGGCACGCTGGAAGGTGGGAGGATCTTACGAAGGAGGAGCTCCTCGAGATAATGGAACTGTCCCAGCTCATGATAAGGGCCATCAAAAAGACCATGAACCCCGACGGCTTTAACATGGGCGTGAACCTCGGGAGGGTCGCCGGCGCTGGAATAGACGACCACGTTCACCTCCACATAGTGCCGAGGTGGAACGGGGATACCAACTTCATGCCCGTCGTGGCGGACACTAAGGTCATCCCGGAATCGCTCGATGAAGCGTACGAAGAGCTCAAAAAAGCGATAGATGAGATCGTCGGGGCTTCTAAAACCTGA
- a CDS encoding 2,3-bisphosphoglycerate-independent phosphoglycerate mutase, with amino-acid sequence MEKRKGLLVILDGLGDRPVRELGGKTPLEYAETPNMDSLARSGILGQQDPIKPGQPAGSDTAHLSIFGYDPYRVYRGRGFLEALGIGLDLNEDDLAFRVNFATLENGIVTDRRAGRISTAEAHELAKAVQEKVKLPVDFIFAGATGHRAVLVLRGLARGYRVGGNDPHEAGKPPHEFTWEDEESRKVAGILEEFVRKSHEVLDGHPINRERRKAGRPVANYLLVRGAGTHPDVPMKFTEQWGVKAAAIVAVSLVRGVARAIGFDVYTPEGATGEYDTDAMAKARKAVELLRDYDFVFLHFKPTDAAGHDGNPERKVEMIEKADRMIGYIVDHVNLEETVIAITGDHSTPCEVKNHSGDPVPLLMAGGGVRRDHTEGFGERECMRGGLGRIRGHDIVPIMMDLMNRSVKFGA; translated from the coding sequence ATGGAGAAGAGGAAGGGACTTCTCGTGATCCTCGATGGTCTCGGGGACAGACCGGTCAGGGAACTTGGCGGAAAGACCCCCCTTGAGTACGCGGAAACGCCGAACATGGACAGCCTTGCGAGGTCCGGGATCCTCGGCCAGCAGGACCCGATAAAACCCGGTCAGCCGGCGGGAAGCGACACGGCCCATCTAAGCATCTTCGGCTACGATCCCTACAGGGTTTACCGTGGCAGGGGCTTCCTCGAGGCTCTCGGCATCGGGCTGGATCTCAACGAGGACGATCTGGCCTTCAGGGTGAACTTCGCCACCCTCGAAAATGGCATCGTAACGGACAGAAGGGCCGGGAGAATAAGCACTGCGGAGGCCCACGAGCTCGCCAAGGCGGTTCAGGAAAAGGTAAAGCTCCCGGTTGATTTCATCTTCGCGGGGGCCACGGGCCACAGGGCCGTGCTGGTCCTCAGGGGGCTTGCAAGGGGCTACCGCGTTGGGGGGAACGACCCCCACGAAGCGGGTAAACCGCCCCACGAATTCACTTGGGAGGACGAGGAGAGCAGGAAGGTCGCCGGTATACTGGAGGAATTCGTGAGGAAAAGCCACGAGGTCCTCGATGGGCATCCGATAAACCGGGAGCGCAGAAAGGCCGGCAGGCCCGTTGCGAACTACCTCCTCGTGAGGGGAGCCGGGACCCATCCCGACGTCCCGATGAAATTCACCGAACAGTGGGGGGTAAAAGCCGCCGCGATTGTGGCCGTTTCCCTCGTCAGGGGCGTTGCGAGGGCCATAGGGTTCGACGTTTACACCCCGGAGGGTGCGACGGGCGAGTACGATACCGACGCCATGGCGAAAGCGAGGAAGGCCGTCGAGCTCCTCAGGGATTACGACTTCGTGTTCCTCCACTTCAAACCGACCGACGCGGCCGGTCACGACGGCAATCCGGAGAGGAAGGTGGAGATGATAGAGAAAGCCGACAGGATGATAGGTTACATAGTCGACCACGTTAACCTTGAGGAAACCGTCATAGCCATAACCGGCGATCATTCAACGCCCTGTGAGGTCAAGAACCACAGCGGGGATCCCGTGCCGCTCCTGATGGCAGGAGGTGGCGTTAGGAGGGACCACACGGAGGGCTTCGGCGAGCGCGAGTGCATGCGCGGGGGCCTCGGAAGGATCAGGGGGCACGACATCGTTCCGATAATGATGGACCTCATGAACAGGAGCGTAAAGTTCGGGGCCTGA
- a CDS encoding DUF996 domain-containing protein: protein MTEIRNAKLMGGIGAALSMIGGVAILGFAMKVLAVKEIAEALGKEEIFKKYLLGVILWFIGSVGAALWMTGLIGASDIGMILTGTIGVLIVVGVPLLILGGWLMKKSYDMIAEETGVKKFSDAGMAYFLGGLLAVVFIGFLILLIAWILEIVAFFSLPDELEEPEGTALLA from the coding sequence TTGACCGAGATAAGGAACGCAAAACTTATGGGGGGAATAGGCGCCGCCCTGAGCATGATAGGTGGAGTTGCCATCCTGGGCTTTGCAATGAAGGTTCTTGCCGTTAAGGAAATCGCCGAGGCCCTCGGAAAGGAGGAGATATTCAAAAAGTACCTCCTGGGGGTTATACTGTGGTTTATAGGCAGTGTGGGGGCCGCGTTATGGATGACGGGTCTTATTGGAGCCTCTGATATAGGCATGATACTAACGGGCACCATAGGGGTGCTTATCGTCGTGGGGGTGCCCCTCCTCATACTCGGGGGCTGGCTGATGAAGAAGAGCTATGACATGATAGCCGAAGAAACCGGGGTAAAGAAGTTCAGTGACGCGGGAATGGCGTACTTCTTAGGGGGCCTGCTGGCGGTGGTTTTCATCGGCTTTCTGATACTGCTGATAGCGTGGATCCTCGAGATAGTGGCCTTCTTCTCCCTTCCGGATGAGCTTGAGGAACCCGAGGGAACCGCACTCCTCGCTTAA
- a CDS encoding bifunctional oligoribonuclease/PAP phosphatase NrnA has product MKGKIKLKRFLEKSRDRSFLLLCHHNADPDSLGSAIAFAIYLKSIGVERVRIGIPQSVSSYARRMLTLSPVPVEKNPRVLEEVIIVFDTSSPEQLEPIEIPDDRVLIVIDHHMEKEGPIRADITVVDSSRTSTAEVVWELFKYFRFADENAVRALLAGIVTDTANFRFANARTFRAVSEMLDLFPIGMGEILQLVAPASGENVEHSKRAAVLKACQRMELRKFRGYLIAVSRVSAYESLACKVFIQLGADVAVVGSEKGGVRISARARESLVRKGLHLGRIMEKVGPLIDGSGGGHAGAAGANGRSNLDGAIKLILKEIERALSELG; this is encoded by the coding sequence ATGAAAGGAAAGATAAAGCTTAAGCGCTTCCTCGAGAAATCGAGGGACAGGTCCTTTCTTCTGCTCTGTCATCACAACGCCGATCCCGATTCACTCGGCTCGGCCATAGCCTTTGCCATCTACCTCAAATCCATCGGCGTGGAGAGGGTGAGGATAGGGATACCCCAGAGCGTGTCCTCCTACGCCCGGAGGATGCTAACCCTTTCGCCCGTTCCGGTCGAAAAAAACCCCCGGGTTCTGGAGGAAGTTATCATAGTTTTTGATACCTCGTCCCCGGAACAGCTCGAGCCGATTGAAATTCCTGATGATAGGGTGCTCATCGTCATAGATCACCACATGGAGAAGGAGGGACCCATCAGGGCCGACATAACCGTCGTCGATTCCTCCCGGACCTCCACCGCTGAGGTTGTATGGGAGCTCTTCAAGTACTTCCGTTTTGCCGATGAGAACGCCGTTAGGGCACTTCTGGCCGGAATCGTTACGGATACCGCGAACTTCCGATTTGCAAACGCCCGGACGTTTAGGGCCGTGAGCGAGATGCTCGATCTTTTCCCGATTGGGATGGGGGAGATCCTCCAGCTCGTTGCTCCTGCAAGCGGGGAAAACGTTGAGCACTCGAAACGTGCGGCCGTCCTCAAGGCCTGCCAGAGGATGGAGCTGAGGAAGTTCAGGGGGTATCTGATAGCCGTTTCAAGGGTTTCCGCCTACGAATCCCTCGCCTGCAAGGTCTTCATCCAGCTCGGGGCGGATGTGGCCGTGGTTGGTAGCGAGAAGGGAGGCGTTAGAATCTCCGCAAGGGCCCGGGAAAGCCTCGTCAGGAAGGGCCTTCACCTCGGCAGGATAATGGAGAAGGTCGGACCGCTGATAGATGGCTCGGGGGGAGGGCACGCCGGGGCGGCCGGGGCGAACGGCAGATCCAACCTCGACGGGGCGATAAAGCTGATCCTGAAGGAGATAGAGAGGGCCCTGAGTGAACTGGGATAA
- a CDS encoding DUF3194 domain-containing protein — protein sequence MAERQGRRGVVNIGLPELSEEEIVEVGELAQETVIGHVFSVLRGSEVKDIEVTTRINRGETLDLEVEVYLEVPVFVRIDVERLVNEALERAYDAVERRLREIADERKDKA from the coding sequence ATGGCGGAAAGGCAGGGAAGGAGGGGCGTGGTCAACATAGGTCTGCCCGAGCTCAGCGAGGAGGAGATCGTGGAGGTGGGCGAGCTCGCACAGGAAACCGTAATCGGGCACGTTTTCAGCGTCCTCAGGGGGAGTGAGGTTAAGGACATAGAGGTCACGACGAGGATAAACCGCGGGGAAACCCTTGATCTTGAGGTTGAGGTTTACCTTGAGGTTCCGGTTTTCGTCAGGATCGATGTGGAGAGGCTCGTTAACGAGGCCCTCGAGAGGGCTTACGATGCCGTTGAGAGGAGATTAAGGGAGATCGCCGATGAAAGGAAAGATAAAGCTTAA